From Arachis hypogaea cultivar Tifrunner chromosome 3, arahy.Tifrunner.gnm2.J5K5, whole genome shotgun sequence:
ATTGGACTGTGAcatgttcatatatatatatatatatatatatatatatatatatatatatatatatatatatatatatatatatatatatgtgtgtgtgtgtgtgtgtgtgtgtgtgttttaattataaataggtatggaaaattaattttaattagttaatattcaGAGACAGAGCCTCACATAGAGAAGGGTGTAATGGCCCTCCAAAATTCTAGTTTTTTTATAaagtatatttaaattttaggttactttcctttaaaattttattttaattttttaattatgaaattttGTTTTGCcccttctttttaaaatttaatctagttcttctcttgttaatattagtaaattttttattattataaaattatttttcaattttattttttaaaacatttaaaatttaaaatttaaaatttaaaatttaccctTCTTTTACCTTTTTCTCTTATAGCTCTTCTAGTAGCTTACTATTTTGATATCTGTTTTATAAAAATGTCAAATgaacaagttatttttgtaattaattcatttttttcttcttctatttctgtctctttttctttttcttcttattcaacTAAAGCTTTATATTATCAGTTTTTACGTTATTAAATCAAATTGATTGAACTTAGCTACTAAAATAATTTGGTTACGTAACATTATTGTTCATTTTAATATATTCTGCTATTGTGATAACtccattaaaataatatatattttgtaaaaaagaaaagtatatggaactaaAAAATTACCAACTAAAAACTAAACAAGatcatattaatttatattaataattaattaattttaaattttttaaatttaaaatttaaaaaatttaaaagattaagtaaacctaattaaaatctataaaaacgttccttttctctctcacattaacttacccacctccaacaatcacacacagaCCTCTCTCTTTTATCGTCAGGCCCTCTCCGCCTCCCCACCGCGATCCACTCCTCTTCTATCAGCGAGTCGTCGGAACCAACTCGGTTCCTGCTAGCCTCTGCACTCCCATCACCGCCACCACAACTTGCTTGTAACCGAAGAAGAATCTCTTCATCGCCGCCTCTATTCCCTGCATAACCACACTCTCCTTTTTCGCATAAACCCTTATCGCGGCCTCTACTATCCCCAGCCCTCCCTTCGGATCAACCTCCACCTCTAATACCATCCTCTTCATCTCTCTACACATCTTCGTCACCTCCACTAGCTTTTTCGACCGGAAGCAATTACAGAGACTGCATATGGCTTCACTTGTTTAAGGCCAAGGTACCCTTCCTATCCAACAGCAGCCGGTTTATAATCTCAATCAACAACCTGGCCCAATTAACCACCGTCCTACCCTGCAACCAGTTCAACAAAGTTTGGCTCAGCAACCTTTCACACACATGCCTATGTCTTCTATCACCGACATTTGCGTTTTGGGATATTAGATGCCgttttgatgattaaagagaCTACAAATTACACACTTGATTTTAATCAAAAGGAGTCCTTgaacaattacagaaatataaaaaaacattcatttaatatgaaaaaaacatcctaatacttaacaaaagaaatatccagttatattttagcaaaaataattaaatatctataaaatttaaaaaaaattatgaaattcttaaagaaatagagacattcacatttgtaatacaaaaaaattcgaaaaatatataaaaaaaacacccatttagtatgaaaaaaacATTTGGATACTTAGCAGAAAAAAAATTCATgtatattaactcgtagagattttagattcacctaaaaatatttgattaatttttggTTAATACCTTTTTAATTTCCTAGCGTTGTTCTGGTAGAAAACATAAcggaatttaataaaaaaatgactgAATTTTACACACGGAACAGTAATGATGATGATACTAATATCTTTTATTTCTTCGAGTTGGGTCCTCTAATAAATTTTCTTTGAAAGCAGatgaaatatttattttgttataaagaTGCCAAAACTAGTACTTAAAATGGAGAATGTAGAACGCGGTATAACCACTGAATTGGTTGAGATAATTAATAGGGCGTCTAAACTACTAGTTGCTTATTTATTAGTCTGCGACTCTGCGTATTAGGCATGCAGGCGATGAGGCGACCAAGTTATGATTATATGAAACCCTCCAAAAAGAGCATACTAGTATTTCCAACAGTGATGATAGTATTTGAGTAGAATGCGACCAGTTTGTTGCTTTGGTAAAGTTTAGTCGTTTAGATTTAGACATGCTTGGTACTTATATCCATCACCTATAAAaacagtaatatatatatatatatatatatatatatatatatatatatatatatatatatatgtcgtttatatatttatatattataatttttttaatgaaatatactgtatttaatatctaattaaaaaattaaaacacaaataTTAGATATGAAAACatattttattacattttttaattattcttttcaaaatttttaaaactttactTTTTACTCTCATTACTTTCATcatcaataatttattttttaattaaaaacagaattatatttatttttttttgtataatatcTTTGTTTTTGTAAATATAGTTATTCACTTTGCGGGTAACTCGTTCAGCCGTGATTgagttttctctttttattttttaatgggtGAGATATGCTTCTGGCTAAAGAAAAATAGAGAGTTTGAGTACCCACAAAAAAAATAAGGATATACACGAATCAGATCGAATATGGCAAAAAATTCGATCTGATCCGCACAATTTTCATCGAATTAGATCGAATATGATATCCGCGTTTTTTTTACGTCGGATTCgttccgatccgcaaatgtgcggatcgaatcggatcggatatcggatatatctgcATAATTGAACATTCTCTCtaatcatatttttatgtaaaaaattcaataaaaatatttctttcacacttttagatttatttatttttaaaatatttttaatcaaattttttctaaataacaaaaataaaataatataatatatgaataataataactaactaaaacatacaaacatgtaaatataataccaaacatatatatatatatatatatataattattattgtgtGGATTTGCGGATCCGCAGATATCTGCGATCCGATCCATAAAGAATGCGGATTGGATCCTATCCGATCTGATCAATTTATAGATCGAATCGTATCTGCAATTTTCGAATCGAATGCGTATATTTATCGCAAATATGCAGATACGATCTCATTCATGAATACCctaataaaaagtattttaacgctcaaatcaattaaaaaataatttagaacaaAGACTTTTAAGAGGTAAAAAGTGTTTGTATATAAACTGTAGGTGAATGACATCGTTGATGTCATGGACGCTTGGTCGTTAAATCAGCAATGATGACTACTAATCTAGTtgtttacaaatttaaaattaagataaaataaaattaaattatgattcATAATATACAATAAAAATCGATTATAATATAACGAATCACAACTTTTAAATTTTGTCTGTTAATTATATAATTCAgattaaatttagaaaataaaataatttataatttggttaaaagataagaaaataatgataaccttaaaaactaaataaattacacaCACATGTACATTTATGTATTTTTGTACAATAAAGTATAAGCGATGAGATGAAAGGGTTTGGCACTCCTCCTTCTTTAAATAATCTAGATACGATGTAATACAGTAGAGCGAGGGAATACTTGCATTGAGTGGGAACCAGTAATGTTAAATGCGAAGAAGAGAAACACAAGTGGCAGTTGGCAGAATAGTTGGACAATTATTATTAATACTATTACGAGACttagaaataaatataaaagaaatgaaTCGCCCAtttattttcttagttattaatatttaaaaatatattattaaaatattaaatttaaaaaattaaattaataactaaaaataccaatcaaaatcaataaaattgtGCTGACTTTGAacatttttctaaataaaataaatgtcgATATTGACTGCCTACCAAATACCAATACACATAGTAGTGTAATTGCCTAATTTTCAACCCTTTTGATAAATACATCTATATGATTGTATCATATCAGAGTCCTCCCCCACTCTCCTTCACCGAAACTTCATTCTTATTTTAGTAAGACTTTTGTCTTCCATTTTGTGCCTTTCGCCTATAAATTCCGACCCTCTCTCCCACTCCTAATTCAccttcattcattcattaattcATTAATTCGTTAATTCATTCATCACACTACTACTTCCTACTTCCTACTAATCCCCTTTGCTTCTCTATCCCGATACATCTCAAGCTATTAATTACTTATTAACAAGTATCTATATCATGGGAGTCATGAGCAAGGAGCAATCCCAATTGTTGTCAAAGATAGCCACCGGCAACGGTCATGGCGAAGACTCACCTTACTTTGACGGGTGGAAGGCTTATGATGAAAACCCTTATCACCCGACCAATAATCCTCACGGTGTTATCCAAATGGGTCTTGCAGAGAATCAGGTACAGATAAACATAGCTAGGAATTCAATTATTCTGAACAACCTATATGTTATGTATGCTGACGAGGATTCATATATACTTGCAGTTAACTGCTGATTTGGTTGAAGAATGGGTGATGAGTAACCCGGAGGCGTCCATTTGCACACCTGAAGGAGTAACTGACTTCAAAGCCATAGCTAACTTTCAGGATTATCATGGTCTCCCAGAGTTCAGAAAAGTGAGTGGTAGTGTAGTTACGTAATAattatactaaaatcagttatcaaaatcagtcactaatataaaatatatattagaatataaatatatattgaaaataaattaaactacacatgtatttatatacaaatatattgatggctgattttagtatataaatagcaTGTTTGTAATTCGATATGATGGAACATACACTAACAATAAATAATGATTGAACAGGGTGTGGCTAAATTCATGGCTAAAAGCAGAGGCAACAGAGTGAAGTTTGAGGCAGAGAGAATTGTGATGAGCGGTGGAGCCACCGGAGCACACGAGGTGACAACGTTCTGTTTGGCTGACCCCGGCGATGCCTTCTTGGTGCCTACTCCCTACTATCCAGGTTTTGATAGGGATTTGAGGTGGCGAACAGGGGTACAACTCGTTCCAGTCAAATGTGAAAGCTCCAATAATTTCAAGTTGACAAAGCAAGCCTTGGAAGATGCTTACGACAAAGCTCGACAAGACAACATCAGAGTCAAAGGCTTACTCATTACGAACCCGTCAAACCCATTAGGCACAATCTTGGACCGAGCCACCCTTAGAACCATCGTCAAATTCATCAACGATAAGCGCATCCACTTAGTATGCGACGAAATCTACGCCGCCACGGTTTTCAGCCACCCGGGCTTCATAAGCATCGCTGAGATATTGGAGGAAGAAACAGACATGGAATGCGACCGTGACCTCGTTCACATTGTTTATAGCCTCTCCAAGGACATGGGCTTCCCTGGTTTCAGGGTGGGGATCATATATTCCTACAACGACAAGGTTGTCCAGTGCGCACGCAAGATGTCCAGCTTCGGATTGGTGTCTTCACAAACTCAGCATCTGCTGGCTTCCATGCTCAACGACGATGAGTTCGTGGGGAGGTTCCTTGCGGAGAGTGCAAAGAGGTTGGGAGAAAGGTACAGGGTTTTCACAAAGGGATTGGGTCAAGTTGGAATTAAGTGTTTGCCAAGTAATGCTGGGTTGTTCTTGTGGATGGATCTTCGTCGGCTTCTAAAGAAGGCAACATTTGAGGCTGAGATGGAGCTGTGGCGAGTCATCATTCACGAAGTTAAGATCAATGTTTCTCCCGGTGCTTCTTTTCATTGCTCTGAGCCAGGCTGGTTCAGGGTGTGCTATGCCAACATGGATGATGAGGCTGTTAAGGTTTCTCTTCAGAGGATTCACACCTTCGTCCTTAAGAACAAGGATGTCGTTGTTCCTGATAAGAAGCGTTGCTGGCAAGATAGCTTGAGGCTTAGCCTCATCAAGAACCGAAGGTTTGATGATATCATCATGTCACCTCACTCACCGATCCCTCACTCGCCCCTTGTCAATGCTACCAACTGAGTAGTCGCccaattctttcttctttttttcttttttcaccaCTCCAAATCCTGTTCCTTTATACGGTGAAAGAAGTTTATAGCGTTTCTAAGATTACATTACTTGTATACTTATGAGAGTCCACAACAACATATTTGTATTCTCATTATTAATAAAGGGCTATTCTTTTTTCACTTTAAGATGAATTTGGTTAGTAGTTGAGCATTTCTCCTTGGAAAGTTGTACTGGATAAGAGTAGTTAGGATCTGCATAAATCAAGATATGAGAATAAATTGATTATTGATGGAGAGGCAGAGCACATGATTATTGCCCGATTGTCTCGCAACAATTTGAAAAAATTCAGGCTTGGATCGACAAGATAGTGTAACAATAACCTTCAATTTAATAAGTAGTCAACacactaaatcaaatcaaattccacCGAACCAAAACCTAGATATGCCAACACTAGTTTAAATTATCTTAGTTGGATGCATAAACAAATAAAGTCAAAGGCTCCAAGCTATGCACATCCATAACCAGCAGCCAAGCTGATGAAGACATGCGGCTAAGTTATTAGTACTCATAGGATAAGATTTGACTCTGGAATTATTAACTGTTTGTTTAAACAACCAGAGATCAGATTTGTTAGGTGTTTGTCCAACAGCACCATTACAAATGAAAAGGTTTCGGAAAATCGGAAATTACCAGAAGCTAACCTATAACCATGCCATTAGACACACATGATCTGATGTAAGGGGTGACAGAAGCTAATTTGGCTTCACAAATGATTACATCATAGATGAGTAGATGCATCAAAATAATATAAGTATCTTAATTCTAGTGATTATCATAGTTTGCACCTAAAACTAATAGGCAAATGATCAGAAAGCTTGTCAAATTGGACCCTCATCATGccctttttttatatttaattaaaatgtcTAAAGCAGACGAATCAATTTGTTTATCAATTATTCCAGCAGCTGGCGGTGGTTTGTGAGCATAAAGTATTGAATGCAGACAGAGAACAACAAGAGAAGGATTAATGCAGacatagattaaaaaaaaaaaaaaaaaactgttgcCAAAGTTAGTAAAAAGAACGAGGCCAGTTTTGATTCATGTTATTCATACGAAGGTCTTTTTGGTGATTAATAATttagataattaataattttgttagttATCTGTTGATTGTAAAACTGTTAATCATAtggaataactttttttttttgtttacaacGCCAAGAAAAATGCATCTTTTTGTCAgatatatattattgaaaaaaaaaaagatgtttggAAGTTAATAAAAGATTAGCTCAAAGCAGTTAAAGTTATTCCTTTTGTTTTTTCTAATTAttggtatttttttaatatttaattattattaaaataattaaataaaggaTTAAGTAATTTTTTCGTCTTTAAAGTCtagagtgaaaatcaaattcattttcgacttttttttgttattaaaattattctcaATGTTACTAAAtgttttaaaatcatcattttcataaaaaataataatgcttTAACGATTTTgcccttaaaacaaaaataaaaaacctcTTTCCCACTAATCCCCTCTATccccttgcatcttcatcatctttctctttgtctttttctctCTCCACCACCGCTACCACCACCAATTATCCTTAATTCTTTTCATTTGAATCCCTTACCCAACAAAACCCAACACCCAACACAAAACCACGCTTAGACCTCAACAAGCCCAACAAAGAAAGTGAGGATTTAGGAATGCGATGGGAAGTACAACGAGGAGGAAAGTGGCTGCTGCTGCCACTGGCTCAccggagagggagagagagagagagagagagagagagagagagagagggtatgTGACAAAAGGAGGGGTTATTGCCATGTTCCCTGTTGTTGCTGCTAGTCCATCGCGGTTATAGCTGGTTCGTCGCTTATGCCGTTGGAGCCTACCAAGTGTGAGTGTTATTCCGGTGATACCAAGTTTTGCCTGAGACGACGCTGCTATTCGAAGCCATTAAGCTCTTCCACACTCCGTCGAACTAATTCCGCCGTTGCTTAACCGTTTGTGATTCTCACTTCAaaattgaattgttgttgttgatgagtccatattttacgatatattttggtttgatttgagtggatttcataacataaacccacatttattcatccaaatagcatgcttttgagatttcttccgaAATTGGTCTTAAaagaaaacatgctcttttgtgcttaatttagtcaactttaattcactttaatcccatttcgtgccttgatgtatttgttaaatgattccaggtttccaaggcaagtatgggttgaagaagtgaggaaaagagcaggcaaaagggaagaaaccatgaagcAATGGAGTTTGGAAGTTTCAGCATGTGTGCGTGCGCGTTCTCATGCGTAGGCACAGGAAGGATTTGCGAGTGACGCATAAGCGTGGATGGAATTTTGGCCAGGCGACGCGTACGGGTGGGCGTGACCCAAATTACGCCATCTCGTTAATTGCAAATTgctggggcgatttttgggcctccaaaaccagtccaactcatttttgaagctATATGAGGCCAAAGTGAAGCTGAATGAAGGAGGGGGGCAATTAGGGTTagcttttatcatgttttagtgtagttctctagagagagaagctctccctctctctagaattagtgtttttagtttagtttccttttaatttcagcactttaattcttgtcttagtgtagtttcatttatgtttctatgctttattgtctttatcttcttcatctcttttgttattttctcttttatgtcaattttcatgtatgaacacttttgttattttaattccaagtaatgcaaatttatgtttccatgtcatttattgctttctctagTTGTTATTGTAATTCTCTTActttggtagttttagaatttattttattacaatttaatattattttattttcatgcacaccaagtgtttgataaaatacttggcttagtttctacttagtttttctttactcttggcttgaaattgttggttttggtgatccttgagtcattgatgtctattcttgtttgatacattagagtagttagttgatttggtctcccttgactctatgtgacccattAGTgctgacataggacttagggattgaaatcaactatgcctacttgacttatcttcgataTAAGGTTGACTatgtaggattaactcttcataatcatcatgtgtttgtggtcaatggctaggataggtaaccttagctctcaattacatgCCAAGatgttttcttgcatttgaagtttcatttccttgcatttaattgctttgacctttattgcttttcatttaatttcttgcatgtttacttttcacactcttggttgagaaattggatgtttgggtagaattgagttgtggatgtccatttcgCATTGTGTGGGaatagttaattgatttggtttccattgacgctagtctttcactaagtaattagtgagttaactaggacttatggattgagatcaattacactcttttgactaattctcaaggaggattgactaatttggattgatcccacacaattgccatgtttgtggtccataactaggataggaatcctaaattctccaattctcaccaagagttgccatttacattccttgcatatttaattgctctcttgatatttacatttcttgctttctTACTTTTCCAATTCTCCATGCTCTCTTATAGCCAATAAATGTACATTTCATTGCacctcctagggagaatgacccgaggttgaaGTACTATCGATCTCGGTATTATAATTTGGATTTAAAACATTTGATTTGGGAGctaattgttggtctagactatactttcaacgatggaATTCTACTTTGTGAAAATCTAGATCGACGATAAATTCTTATTCGTCAAAtttggcgctgttgctggggagttgcaatggtgttgttgttggctattgtatatatgttaatatgtaaatagcttgcttttggctatcttttgtttttgttgatggttaggattgggatcccggaggacattaAACATTCTAGCATTTGGTAGGgaagtcaagcacaagccaccatagcaaggaactctcccaattgtctaacttaaagacattaaataaaagtgtttgGTAACATTGTTCCTACTCtcctctttttgtatatattttggtttgtTGCATGTTTGTTTAGTTGgttagcttagaattagtttaattttgatatttgtaagttaattttagtttagatcatgaatttatgggttcttTCATGTTTGgtgttgagttttgattgaactaaggcttggtaccttagaattttgaagaaaattttttggaaaaaacagggcatgtgcgtgcgcacacacacaacaacaaaaaatcaccttctgtgcgtacgcacccacCTGTGTGTATGCACACAAGCCTGTATGCTCACTGTTTGCAGCGCCAGCACGCCTTGTGCACGTGCATTCCCCTGTTTTCTgcgacctgtgcgtccgcacgtacctgtgcgtatgcacgcatGCCATTTTTCGCATTCTTTTTGCGAGCGCACAGGCTTGTGCGCCCGCATGCCAACTTGCAACCActctggtgggagcgttggcACAGCCTGTACGTGTGAACCCCTGCCCCTTATGCTCTTatgcgtgcgcacggacctgtgtgcgcgcgcacacttgattcttttccaaaaaaaatttttttggctTTCTGTGTGTGGGCACAGCGgctgtgcccacgcacacctcTAAACAAAGCCTCTGGTTGCGGTGTCAGCACGCACAGTGTGAATGCACAACaattttcatttttctcatcaacgcgtatgcgtgacccacgcgtacgcgttgccttCCACTTTTCGCCACCCCACGCGCACGTGTCCAGGACACGTACACGTGACTCcctgtgtgtgcgcacacacctttgtgcgtacgcacgcccctgttttctcaccactacacttcttttcttctcttctctctacttcttttcttcttctctcttccacCCTTCTCTTCTCTTACTTTTACCCTCTTCTCTACTTGCTTTACCTTGTTTTGCTTGCATTCTATTTCTACTTTAGTGATTATActagttttgttttatttgtttgttaattCAATAAATTTGcaagtgtttgattgatgttgattGGGTCGCTATTGCTTGAATTTGGTCTCAAGCTTAATGAATATGTGCACTGAGCATTTAGTCTTTATTTCATTGCCTAGTTAAATCGTGAGTTTGATTCATATTTTGTCGCGACCATATGTGTTAGACTTTATCTTTGTTTGGCATCTTGAATTGTGCACTCTTACTTAAGTGAATTaagttgaaattacttgttcatcatgatcttcatatcaaattcatcacatgtccggtacttgttccttgttaatgctttgcatttttttgagtgacttaacttgatttttatcaagcttatcactttttgtaacaagtaccTTTCCATGTGACTTTTTCATTGTGTTTCATGATGAATAGGGAGTTTCCGTTCATTAATGGATTGGTTGTTGTGATTGTGCTATTCTATACTAAGTTTGCGCTTTCACGTGCGCAATTTCAATAACCAATATCAAATACTTAATTCACTTTTGTGGTTACCTAGGGTTGTGTGTAGCTTAAGTTTTGCTTATTATTTTCTTGCAACGTAAGCGACTTAATTGAGGAATGTATGCTATTTCTTTCGATTGTGTGGATACTGCTTTATCCGGCCAATGTGTATATTCTAAAGTGTGCGCACACTTAGAATACACATATtgtcttttatcataccacacctctataaatacttactcaattagatgcttattgACTTCCCCCCTTTTACCCTTTTGTGTAACTTGCCCTATGGCTCCTAATTACACTTTATTCGTTCTTTTCAAGGATGAGACATAAAGGTGAGGAGCCGGTGGAGGAGAAGGACGATCCAACAATCCAAGCCC
This genomic window contains:
- the LOC112790850 gene encoding 1-aminocyclopropane-1-carboxylate synthase, which produces MGVMSKEQSQLLSKIATGNGHGEDSPYFDGWKAYDENPYHPTNNPHGVIQMGLAENQLTADLVEEWVMSNPEASICTPEGVTDFKAIANFQDYHGLPEFRKGVAKFMAKSRGNRVKFEAERIVMSGGATGAHEVTTFCLADPGDAFLVPTPYYPGFDRDLRWRTGVQLVPVKCESSNNFKLTKQALEDAYDKARQDNIRVKGLLITNPSNPLGTILDRATLRTIVKFINDKRIHLVCDEIYAATVFSHPGFISIAEILEEETDMECDRDLVHIVYSLSKDMGFPGFRVGIIYSYNDKVVQCARKMSSFGLVSSQTQHLLASMLNDDEFVGRFLAESAKRLGERYRVFTKGLGQVGIKCLPSNAGLFLWMDLRRLLKKATFEAEMELWRVIIHEVKINVSPGASFHCSEPGWFRVCYANMDDEAVKVSLQRIHTFVLKNKDVVVPDKKRCWQDSLRLSLIKNRRFDDIIMSPHSPIPHSPLVNATN